A genomic window from Thioalkalivibrio sp. ALJ12 includes:
- a CDS encoding PTS sugar transporter subunit IIA: protein MGVGLILITHQNLGDTLLQTAQSMLGDLPEDCESMAMSQNDDPDEVLARARARLGELDSGSGVLILTDMFGSTPSNVASRVARGANARVIAGINLPMLIRVLNYRHLPLTELVNKALSGGHDGILLCDQECSDAAARSPHR, encoded by the coding sequence ATGGGCGTTGGTCTGATCCTGATCACGCATCAAAACCTCGGCGACACCCTGCTGCAGACGGCCCAGAGCATGCTGGGCGACCTGCCCGAGGATTGCGAGTCCATGGCGATGTCGCAGAATGACGACCCCGACGAGGTGCTGGCGCGCGCGAGGGCGCGCCTGGGCGAGCTGGATTCCGGCTCCGGCGTGCTGATCCTGACCGACATGTTTGGCTCCACCCCATCCAATGTGGCCAGTCGCGTGGCCCGGGGCGCGAACGCCCGCGTCATTGCCGGGATCAACCTGCCGATGCTGATCCGTGTGCTGAACTACCGCCATCTGCCGCTGACGGAGCTGGTCAACAAGGCCCTGTCCGGCGGGCACGATGGCATCCTTCTTTGTGACCAGGAGTGTTCGGATGCCGCAGCGCGAAGTCCCCATCGTTAA
- a CDS encoding HPr family phosphocarrier protein, with the protein MPQREVPIVNRLGMHARAAAKFVSLASQYASDVTVSRNAQEVNGKSIMGVMMLAAAQGSEVTITTDGEDAEEALDALTELVANRFGEDA; encoded by the coding sequence ATGCCGCAGCGCGAAGTCCCCATCGTTAATCGTCTGGGGATGCATGCGCGTGCGGCGGCCAAGTTCGTGAGCCTGGCCAGCCAGTACGCGTCCGATGTGACCGTCTCCCGGAACGCCCAGGAGGTCAACGGCAAGAGCATCATGGGGGTGATGATGCTGGCAGCGGCGCAGGGCTCCGAGGTTACCATCACCACCGACGGCGAGGACGCCGAAGAGGCCCTCGACGCCCTCACCGAACTCGTCGCCAACCGCTTCGGCGAGGACGCCTAG
- the hisC gene encoding histidinol-phosphate transaminase: MSLPHESRSPDALMRPEVLAQSAYQVADATGLIKLDAMENPHPWPGGLEDAWLEALRDPQLNRYPDAGARELEKNVRAAHGVPEAAGLLFGNGSDELIQILIMAVAASGRPILAPEPTFVMYGVLARAMGVPFVGVPLHRDFTLDLAAMHAALAEHDPAVVFLAYPNNPTGTLDDPAAVQAIIEANPGVTVVDEAYAPFAAHSFLPEVGQHDGLMVMRTVSKLGLAGARLGYLAASAGWIDALDRLRLPYNINTLTQRSVTFALDHREALDDQARGIIEERGRLSEALAAIDGVEHVFPSQANFILFRVREGQGHASFAALRDAGILIKDVGRAHPLLADCLRVTVGRSDENDAFLAALRNALAG; this comes from the coding sequence ATGAGCCTGCCGCACGAAAGCCGCAGCCCGGATGCCCTGATGCGTCCGGAGGTTCTGGCGCAGTCGGCCTATCAGGTGGCCGACGCGACCGGCCTGATCAAGCTGGACGCGATGGAAAACCCGCATCCCTGGCCCGGCGGTCTGGAAGACGCCTGGCTGGAGGCCCTGCGCGACCCGCAGCTAAACCGTTATCCGGACGCCGGGGCGCGCGAGCTGGAGAAAAATGTGCGCGCCGCTCACGGCGTGCCCGAAGCGGCCGGGCTGCTGTTCGGCAACGGGTCCGACGAACTGATCCAGATCCTGATCATGGCGGTCGCCGCCTCCGGCCGCCCGATCCTGGCGCCGGAGCCGACCTTCGTGATGTACGGCGTGCTGGCCCGCGCAATGGGCGTACCGTTCGTCGGCGTCCCGCTGCACCGCGATTTCACCCTGGACCTCGCCGCGATGCACGCCGCCCTGGCCGAACACGACCCGGCGGTCGTGTTCCTGGCCTATCCGAACAACCCGACCGGGACCCTGGACGACCCGGCCGCCGTGCAGGCGATCATCGAGGCCAACCCCGGCGTCACGGTGGTCGACGAGGCCTATGCCCCGTTCGCCGCCCACAGCTTCCTGCCGGAGGTCGGCCAGCACGACGGGCTCATGGTGATGCGCACGGTCTCGAAGCTGGGGCTGGCCGGCGCGCGGCTGGGCTATCTGGCCGCCTCCGCGGGCTGGATCGATGCGCTGGACCGGCTGCGCCTGCCGTACAACATCAACACCCTGACCCAGCGCTCGGTCACCTTCGCCCTCGATCACCGTGAGGCGCTGGATGACCAGGCGCGCGGCATCATCGAGGAACGCGGCCGGCTGTCCGAGGCGCTTGCGGCGATCGACGGCGTCGAGCACGTGTTCCCGAGCCAGGCGAATTTCATCCTCTTTCGAGTGCGCGAGGGGCAGGGGCACGCGAGCTTCGCGGCCCTGCGCGACGCCGGCATCCTGATCAAGGATGTTGGCCGCGCGCATCCGCTACTCGCCGACTGCCTGCGCGTCACCGTCGGCCGCTCCGACGAGAACGACGCATTTCTCGCGGCCCTGCGCAACGCCCTCGCCGGCTGA
- the hisD gene encoding histidinol dehydrogenase, whose protein sequence is MPSIARLDTQQPDFDQALEHLLSWESVADTGVRDAVDEILAAVRTEGDAAVLRYTAKFDRLDRSAVADLEIPRERLQAALESIPAEQRQALETATARIRQYAEHQKMQDWDFTDADGTVLGQRVTALDSVGLYVPGGKAAYPSSVLMNAVPAKVAGVELLVMVVPAPGGELNDLVLAAAAVAGVDRVFTVGGAQAVAALAYGTDTIPAVDKIVGPGNIFVAAAKREVFGTVGIDMIAGPSEILVVCDGETDPDWIAADLFSQAEHDEQAQSILLSWDDAFLDRVAKAMDRLLAEMPRAEIIRTSLEKRGALVKVRDSAEAVAVANRIAPEHLELSVADPQAMLDAGLRHAGAIFMGRYTSEALGDYCAGPNHVLPTSRTARFSSPLGVYDFQKRSSIIHCSAEGAAKLGKTAAALAHGEGLTAHARSAELRGGQ, encoded by the coding sequence ATGCCCTCCATTGCCCGACTCGATACCCAGCAGCCCGACTTCGATCAGGCCCTGGAGCACCTGCTGTCCTGGGAGTCCGTCGCCGACACCGGCGTACGCGATGCGGTGGACGAGATCCTCGCCGCGGTACGCACCGAGGGCGACGCGGCCGTGCTGCGCTACACCGCCAAGTTCGATCGCCTCGATCGCAGCGCGGTCGCCGACCTGGAGATCCCACGGGAGCGCCTGCAGGCCGCGCTGGAATCGATCCCGGCGGAGCAGCGCCAGGCGCTGGAGACCGCCACCGCGCGTATCCGCCAGTACGCCGAACACCAGAAGATGCAGGACTGGGACTTCACCGATGCCGACGGCACGGTACTCGGCCAGCGCGTGACCGCGCTCGACTCGGTCGGCCTGTACGTCCCCGGCGGCAAGGCCGCCTACCCGTCCTCCGTACTGATGAACGCCGTGCCGGCCAAGGTCGCGGGCGTGGAACTGCTGGTAATGGTCGTGCCCGCCCCGGGCGGCGAACTGAACGATCTGGTGCTGGCCGCGGCCGCCGTGGCCGGGGTGGACCGCGTGTTCACCGTGGGCGGCGCCCAGGCCGTGGCGGCCCTGGCCTATGGCACCGATACCATCCCGGCGGTAGACAAGATCGTCGGCCCCGGCAACATCTTTGTCGCTGCGGCCAAGCGCGAGGTGTTCGGGACGGTCGGCATCGACATGATCGCCGGCCCCTCGGAGATCCTGGTGGTCTGCGACGGAGAGACGGACCCGGACTGGATCGCGGCCGACCTGTTCTCGCAGGCCGAGCATGACGAGCAGGCCCAGTCCATCCTGCTGTCCTGGGACGATGCCTTCCTCGATCGCGTGGCCAAGGCCATGGATCGCCTGCTGGCGGAGATGCCGCGTGCCGAGATCATCCGCACCAGCCTCGAAAAGCGCGGTGCGCTGGTGAAGGTACGCGACTCCGCCGAGGCCGTTGCCGTCGCCAACCGCATCGCGCCGGAACACCTGGAGCTGTCGGTGGCCGACCCGCAGGCGATGCTGGACGCCGGCCTGCGCCACGCCGGCGCGATCTTCATGGGCCGCTACACCTCCGAGGCCCTGGGCGACTACTGCGCCGGGCCCAACCACGTGCTGCCGACCTCGCGCACCGCGCGCTTCTCCTCGCCGCTGGGGGTGTACGACTTCCAGAAGCGCTCGAGCATCATCCACTGCTCGGCCGAGGGCGCGGCGAAGCTCGGCAAGACCGCCGCCGCCCTCGCGCACGGCGAGGGCCTGACCGCCCACGCCCGCTCCGCCGAACTGCGCGGCGGGCAATGA
- a CDS encoding 3-deoxy-7-phosphoheptulonate synthase yields MTADTDDLRIRDIQEVSAPDTLRDELPITDAASETVFAARQACHRILHGEDDRMQVIVGPCSIHDVDAALEYAERLKGLREDLSDALHIVMRVYFEKPRTTVGWKGLINDPDLDGSFHINKGLRVARGLLRDLAIKGMPAATEYLDLISPQYIADLVAWGAIGARTTESQVHRELASGLSCPVGFKNSTDGSLRVAIDAIRSASRPHHFLSVTKAGRSAIFSTTGNDDCHIILRGGKQPNYDAESIEQACKELRMAELPELVMVDCSHANSRKDPKRQVDVARSLAEQIAGGDRRIMGAMLESHLVGGRQDILPGKSLTYGQSITDACMGWDETETSLKLLADAVRARRKTAVPA; encoded by the coding sequence ATGACCGCCGATACCGACGACCTGAGAATCCGCGATATCCAGGAGGTGTCCGCCCCGGACACCCTGCGCGACGAACTGCCCATCACCGACGCGGCCTCCGAGACCGTGTTCGCGGCACGCCAGGCCTGCCACCGCATCCTGCATGGCGAGGACGACCGCATGCAGGTGATCGTCGGGCCCTGCTCGATTCACGACGTGGACGCCGCGCTGGAGTACGCCGAACGCCTGAAGGGCCTGCGCGAGGACCTGTCCGACGCCCTGCACATCGTGATGCGGGTGTACTTCGAGAAGCCGCGCACCACGGTCGGCTGGAAGGGCCTGATCAACGACCCGGACCTGGACGGCAGCTTCCACATCAACAAGGGTCTGCGCGTCGCGCGCGGGCTGCTGCGTGATCTGGCGATCAAAGGCATGCCGGCCGCCACCGAATACCTCGACCTGATCAGCCCGCAGTACATCGCGGACCTGGTCGCCTGGGGGGCCATCGGCGCGCGCACCACCGAGAGCCAGGTGCACCGCGAGCTGGCCTCCGGCCTGTCCTGCCCGGTGGGCTTCAAGAACTCCACCGATGGCAGCCTGCGGGTCGCGATCGACGCGATCCGCTCCGCCTCGCGACCGCACCACTTCCTGTCGGTGACGAAGGCCGGGCGCTCGGCGATCTTCTCCACCACCGGCAACGACGACTGCCACATCATCCTGCGCGGCGGCAAGCAACCGAACTACGATGCCGAGAGCATCGAACAGGCCTGCAAGGAGCTGCGCATGGCGGAGCTGCCTGAGCTGGTAATGGTCGACTGCAGCCATGCCAACAGCCGCAAGGACCCGAAGCGTCAGGTGGACGTGGCCCGCTCGCTGGCCGAACAGATCGCTGGCGGGGATCGCCGCATCATGGGCGCGATGCTGGAGAGCCATCTGGTCGGTGGCCGCCAGGACATCCTGCCCGGCAAGTCGCTGACCTACGGCCAGAGCATCACCGATGCCTGCATGGGCTGGGACGAGACCGAGACCAGTCTGAAACTGCTGGCGGACGCCGTGCGCGCGCGCCGCAAGACCGCCGTACCGGCCTAG
- the hisG gene encoding ATP phosphoribosyltransferase, which yields MMDPNALTIALSKGRILKDTLPLLASAGIELLEDPDKTRKLILDTNREDVKIVVVRATDVPTYVQHGAAAIGVAGKDVLMEHGAAGLYEPLDLRIAACRLMLAGRPGQQPDPQQRLRIATKFVNITQNYFAQQGRQVEIIKLYGSMELAPLVDLADYIVDLVDTGNTLKANGLEPLELITPISSRLIVNQAAMKMRHRTIQNLIEGLREAVTPATT from the coding sequence ATGATGGATCCCAACGCCCTGACCATCGCCCTGTCCAAGGGACGCATCCTCAAGGACACCCTGCCGCTGCTGGCCAGCGCCGGGATCGAACTCCTGGAGGACCCGGACAAGACGCGCAAGCTGATCCTCGACACCAACCGCGAGGACGTGAAGATCGTGGTGGTGCGGGCGACCGACGTCCCCACCTATGTGCAGCATGGCGCGGCAGCAATCGGTGTGGCCGGCAAGGACGTACTGATGGAGCACGGCGCGGCTGGACTCTATGAACCGCTGGATCTGCGCATCGCCGCATGCCGGCTGATGCTGGCCGGACGCCCGGGCCAGCAGCCGGACCCGCAGCAGCGCCTGCGCATCGCCACCAAGTTCGTGAACATCACGCAGAACTACTTCGCCCAGCAGGGCCGCCAGGTCGAGATCATCAAGCTCTACGGCTCGATGGAACTGGCGCCGCTGGTCGATCTGGCCGACTACATCGTGGACCTGGTCGACACCGGCAACACGCTCAAGGCCAATGGCCTGGAGCCGCTGGAACTGATTACCCCCATCAGTTCCCGGTTGATCGTGAACCAGGCAGCCATGAAGATGCGACATAGAACTATTCAAAATCTGATCGAGGGCCTGCGCGAGGCCGTCACGCCCGCGACGACGTAA
- the murA gene encoding UDP-N-acetylglucosamine 1-carboxyvinyltransferase codes for MDKLIITGGRRLEGQVWISGAKNAVLPILSATLLADGPMTIGNVPHLQDVTTTMELLGRMGVSLTVNERMRIEVDPTTLTQCVAPYDLVKTMRASILVLGPLLARFGEAEVSLPGGCAIGSRPVNLHLRGLEALGAEIDVEGGYIHARAKRLKGARVVFDQVTVTGTENLLMAATLAEGETLIENAAREPEVVDLADCLTAMGAKIQGAGTDTIRVQGVENLQACEYDVMPDRIETGTFLVAAAVTRGRVRCRNTRPELLDAVLAKLVEAGARIETGPDWIELDMEGRRPKAVNLRTAPFPAFPTDMQAQMMVLNTVAEGTGSVVETVFENRFMHALELQRMGADITIEGNTAIVKGVERLVGAPVMATDLRASASLIIAGLVAEGETAVDRIYHIDRGYECIEEKLSQIGAGIRREPA; via the coding sequence ATGGACAAGCTGATCATCACCGGAGGCCGCCGCCTGGAGGGGCAGGTCTGGATCTCCGGGGCCAAGAACGCGGTGCTCCCGATCCTGTCCGCCACCTTGCTGGCGGACGGGCCGATGACCATTGGCAACGTCCCGCACCTGCAGGACGTAACGACCACCATGGAGCTGCTCGGCCGCATGGGCGTAAGCCTGACGGTCAACGAGCGCATGCGCATCGAGGTCGATCCGACCACCCTGACCCAGTGCGTGGCCCCGTATGACCTGGTCAAGACCATGCGCGCCTCCATCCTGGTGCTGGGGCCCCTCCTCGCCCGCTTCGGCGAGGCCGAGGTCTCGCTGCCGGGTGGCTGCGCGATCGGTTCGCGCCCGGTCAACCTGCACCTGCGGGGGCTGGAGGCGCTGGGTGCGGAGATCGACGTCGAGGGGGGCTACATCCACGCCCGCGCCAAGCGCCTGAAGGGTGCTCGCGTCGTGTTCGATCAGGTCACGGTCACCGGCACCGAGAACCTGCTGATGGCCGCCACCCTGGCCGAGGGCGAGACGCTGATCGAGAACGCCGCGCGCGAGCCGGAAGTGGTCGACCTGGCGGACTGCCTGACGGCGATGGGTGCGAAGATCCAGGGCGCTGGGACCGACACCATCCGCGTGCAGGGTGTCGAAAACCTGCAGGCCTGCGAATACGACGTAATGCCGGACCGCATCGAGACCGGCACCTTCCTGGTCGCGGCGGCGGTGACCCGCGGGCGCGTACGCTGCCGCAATACCCGCCCGGAGCTACTGGATGCGGTGCTGGCCAAGCTGGTCGAGGCCGGGGCGCGCATCGAGACCGGCCCGGACTGGATCGAACTGGACATGGAAGGACGTCGCCCGAAGGCGGTCAATCTGCGGACCGCGCCCTTCCCGGCCTTTCCAACCGACATGCAGGCCCAAATGATGGTGCTGAACACCGTCGCCGAGGGCACCGGGTCGGTCGTGGAGACGGTCTTCGAGAACCGCTTCATGCATGCGCTGGAACTGCAGCGCATGGGCGCGGACATCACCATCGAGGGCAATACGGCGATCGTCAAGGGCGTCGAGCGACTGGTGGGCGCGCCGGTGATGGCGACCGACCTGCGCGCCTCGGCCAGCCTGATCATCGCCGGCCTGGTGGCCGAGGGCGAAACCGCGGTCGATCGCATCTACCACATCGACCGCGGCTACGAATGCATCGAGGAAAAACTGAGCCAGATCGGCGCGGGCATCCGCCGCGAGCCGGCCTGA
- a CDS encoding lipid asymmetry maintenance protein MlaB — protein MADARLHATPEGLALSGTLTLATVPGLESRIRALLPGLPARARVDLGEVTRIDSAGVALLVTLWRRVHEQGGELGFHSIPQGLAPLVELYDLQSVIADSVPAAQTNAA, from the coding sequence ATGGCTGACGCCCGCCTGCACGCAACACCGGAGGGGCTCGCCCTCTCCGGCACGCTGACGCTGGCCACGGTTCCGGGCCTCGAGTCCCGCATTCGCGCCCTGCTCCCCGGGCTGCCCGCTCGCGCGCGGGTGGATCTCGGCGAGGTGACCCGCATCGACTCGGCGGGCGTGGCGCTGCTGGTCACCCTCTGGCGCCGTGTGCACGAACAGGGTGGCGAACTGGGTTTCCACTCCATCCCGCAGGGCCTGGCACCCCTCGTTGAACTCTACGATCTGCAATCGGTGATCGCCGACTCGGTTCCCGCGGCGCAGACCAACGCGGCCTGA
- a CDS encoding phospholipid-binding protein MlaC, with translation MKTLRFLALPAPLWLLLLLALPGAAQAENPTEIIKQSIEEVYEKLRSNEDRAQEDPDFVIGVIEDKILPGVDVEGMSRLVLARHWRDASSEQRERFTKAFKNTLLQAYGVQLADHLDKDIRVIERRSRQDDRMAVVATEIVMGSGQSNLQVNYRLRPVNGEWKVFDVEAEGLSFVGNFRNRFNEEINRNGLDALIERLEDGDRELVDDAMEGIADEVDNGDG, from the coding sequence ATGAAGACATTGCGATTTCTGGCGCTGCCGGCGCCGCTCTGGCTGCTCCTGCTGCTGGCCCTCCCGGGTGCCGCGCAGGCGGAGAACCCCACCGAGATCATCAAACAGTCCATCGAAGAGGTCTACGAGAAACTTCGGTCGAACGAGGACCGTGCCCAGGAAGATCCGGATTTCGTGATCGGCGTGATCGAAGACAAGATCCTGCCCGGCGTGGATGTCGAAGGCATGTCCCGGCTGGTGCTGGCGCGACACTGGCGCGACGCCTCCAGCGAACAGCGCGAACGCTTTACCAAGGCCTTCAAGAACACCCTGCTGCAAGCCTACGGCGTGCAGCTGGCGGACCACCTGGACAAGGATATCCGCGTAATCGAGCGCCGCTCGCGCCAGGATGACCGCATGGCCGTCGTTGCAACCGAGATCGTCATGGGCTCGGGGCAATCGAACTTGCAGGTCAACTACCGCCTGCGGCCGGTAAACGGGGAGTGGAAAGTGTTCGACGTCGAGGCCGAAGGCCTCAGCTTTGTCGGCAACTTCCGCAACCGCTTCAACGAGGAAATCAACCGCAATGGCCTCGACGCGCTGATCGAACGCCTCGAGGACGGCGACCGCGAGCTCGTCGATGACGCGATGGAAGGCATCGCCGACGAGGTCGACAACGGCGATGGCTGA
- the mlaD gene encoding outer membrane lipid asymmetry maintenance protein MlaD — protein sequence MKVRFFELAVGVFVLLGVAALFYLAIQVSNVTDYHDRDTYTVTAYFDNIGGLKTRAPVTVSGVRIGRVADIRYDPEQFRAEVTLAIRAEHDYLPMDTQAAIHTAGLLGEQYIALEPGGDYDTLQDGDEVMFTQSALVLENLIGRFMTNMGSD from the coding sequence ATGAAGGTACGTTTCTTCGAACTGGCGGTCGGCGTGTTTGTGCTGCTGGGTGTGGCGGCACTGTTCTACCTGGCGATTCAGGTGAGCAACGTGACCGACTACCACGACCGGGACACCTACACGGTGACGGCCTACTTCGACAACATCGGCGGGCTCAAGACGCGCGCGCCGGTCACGGTCTCGGGCGTGCGCATCGGGCGCGTCGCGGATATTCGCTATGATCCGGAGCAGTTCCGCGCCGAGGTCACGCTGGCGATCCGCGCCGAGCATGACTACCTGCCCATGGACACGCAGGCCGCGATCCATACCGCGGGACTCCTGGGCGAGCAGTACATCGCCCTGGAGCCTGGCGGCGACTACGACACCTTGCAGGACGGTGATGAGGTGATGTTCACCCAATCCGCACTGGTCCTGGAGAACCTGATTGGCCGTTTCATGACCAATATGGGTAGCGACTAA
- the mlaE gene encoding lipid asymmetry maintenance ABC transporter permease subunit MlaE, with translation MIDGIASLGRSSLNALVVFGRAFLFLLQVLASLDIVIRRFGLTVVQIYSVGVRSLLIIIVSGLFVGMVLGYQGYITLVNFGAAEALGGVVALSLVRELGPVVTALLFAGRAGSALTAELGLMKTTEQLSAMEMMAVNPYRRIFAPRFVAGFLSMPLLAAIFSAVGVMGGYIVGVGMLGVDSGAYFSQMQSVTDWNEDVLSGVIKSIVFGFVVTWIAVFQGFNAMPTSEGISRATTQTVVVSSLAVLGLDFILTGLMFGTG, from the coding sequence ATGATTGACGGAATTGCCTCGCTGGGTCGCAGCTCGCTGAATGCCCTTGTGGTCTTCGGCCGCGCGTTCCTCTTTCTGCTCCAGGTGCTCGCCAGCCTCGATATCGTGATCCGGCGGTTCGGGCTGACAGTGGTGCAGATCTATTCGGTGGGCGTGCGCTCGCTGCTGATCATCATCGTCTCCGGACTGTTCGTCGGCATGGTGCTGGGCTACCAGGGATACATCACCCTGGTGAACTTCGGTGCCGCAGAGGCCCTGGGCGGCGTGGTCGCCCTGTCGCTGGTGCGCGAACTGGGCCCGGTGGTGACCGCACTGCTATTCGCCGGTCGCGCGGGCTCGGCACTGACGGCCGAGCTGGGCCTGATGAAGACCACCGAGCAGCTCTCGGCGATGGAGATGATGGCGGTGAACCCCTATCGCCGCATCTTCGCCCCGCGCTTCGTGGCCGGATTCCTCTCCATGCCGCTGCTGGCCGCGATCTTCAGCGCAGTGGGCGTGATGGGCGGTTACATCGTCGGCGTGGGCATGCTGGGCGTGGACAGCGGCGCGTACTTCTCGCAGATGCAGTCGGTGACCGACTGGAACGAGGATGTGCTCTCCGGCGTGATCAAGAGCATTGTGTTCGGCTTCGTGGTGACCTGGATCGCGGTATTCCAGGGCTTCAACGCGATGCCGACCTCCGAGGGCATCTCGCGCGCGACGACCCAGACGGTGGTGGTCTCCTCGCTGGCGGTGCTGGGCCTCGATTTCATCCTGACCGGGCTGATGTTCGGCACGGGCTGA
- a CDS encoding ABC transporter ATP-binding protein, producing MAEPVAEDSPHIVIENLRFRRGRKVIFEDLSMRIPRGQVTTVMGPSGSGKTTLLRLIGGQLRPDEGRIWVDGQEVARLSTRRLYALRKRMGMLFQSGALLTDLSVFENVAFPLREHTDLPEDVLRTLVLLKLEAVGLRSARDLDPASLSGGMARRVALARAIALDPDLIMYDEPFTGLDPITMGQIVTLIRRTNQSLGLTSVLVSHDVTEAMTISDHVVLIADGRAVDAGAPDDLRARASDWSAQFLEGRPDGPVPFHYPGDSYREDLLGVRERRDD from the coding sequence GTGGCTGAGCCGGTCGCCGAAGACAGTCCGCATATCGTCATCGAGAACCTGCGCTTCCGGCGCGGGCGCAAGGTGATCTTCGAGGACCTGTCCATGCGCATCCCGCGCGGGCAGGTGACCACGGTCATGGGCCCGAGTGGCAGCGGCAAGACGACCCTGCTGCGCCTGATCGGCGGCCAGCTGCGCCCGGACGAAGGCCGCATCTGGGTCGACGGCCAGGAGGTCGCACGACTCTCGACCCGACGCCTGTACGCCCTGCGCAAACGCATGGGCATGCTGTTCCAGAGCGGGGCCCTGTTGACCGATCTCTCGGTGTTCGAGAATGTCGCCTTCCCTCTGCGCGAGCACACCGACCTCCCCGAGGACGTGCTGCGCACCCTGGTGCTGCTCAAGCTCGAGGCGGTGGGTCTGCGTTCCGCGCGCGACCTGGACCCTGCCTCGCTGTCCGGCGGCATGGCGCGGCGCGTGGCGCTGGCGCGCGCGATCGCGCTGGACCCGGACCTGATCATGTACGACGAACCCTTTACCGGCCTGGACCCGATCACCATGGGCCAGATCGTGACCCTGATCAGGCGCACCAACCAGAGCCTGGGGCTGACCAGCGTACTGGTCTCGCACGACGTTACCGAGGCCATGACCATCTCCGATCACGTGGTGCTGATTGCCGATGGCCGGGCAGTGGATGCCGGGGCACCCGACGACCTGCGTGCCCGCGCCTCCGACTGGAGCGCACAGTTCCTCGAAGGCCGCCCCGATGGCCCAGTTCCGTTTCATTATCCCGGCGACAGCTACCGCGAGGATCTGCTCGGGGTACGGGAGCGGCGCGATGATTGA
- a CDS encoding LLM class flavin-dependent oxidoreductase: protein MRFDLFHELSVPEFLQTSETEVIDRTLALWEQADRLGYGTAWLVEHHLMPEFSHSTAPDLVLAAASQRTERLRLGLGVVPLPYHHPLRVAQRVGMLDQLSGGRLDLGIGRGFSPREYATFGAEMSESRARVDAGLDALRQAFATGRITQDGPFHHLDDVPVMPRPVQDPHPPIWTAAVSPESFTWAAEQGIGALAGPFKPWQMIREDIRLYHEAWDTTRTDIAHPPRVGMTLGVLCLPDGKRARREAKPAFEWFYRHMFQQTLPVLERLIEGYDYYRSLGRFRHLVKAGINLKILDMLGMTLVGTPAECRERIEGLREAGVDQVLLAFGAGAVPHELALESMDCFAEEVMPAFAERAPGATGTAG from the coding sequence ATGCGCTTCGACCTCTTTCATGAGCTCTCGGTCCCGGAGTTTCTGCAGACCTCCGAGACCGAGGTGATCGACCGGACCCTGGCCCTGTGGGAGCAGGCCGACCGTCTTGGCTACGGCACGGCCTGGCTGGTGGAACACCACCTGATGCCGGAATTCTCCCACAGCACCGCGCCGGATCTGGTACTGGCCGCGGCCAGCCAGCGCACCGAACGCCTGCGTCTGGGCCTCGGCGTGGTCCCGCTGCCCTACCACCACCCGCTGCGGGTCGCACAGCGGGTCGGCATGCTCGACCAGCTCTCCGGCGGGCGTCTGGACCTGGGCATCGGGCGCGGTTTCTCGCCGCGCGAATATGCCACATTCGGCGCCGAGATGAGCGAGTCCCGCGCGCGGGTCGATGCCGGTCTGGATGCGCTACGCCAGGCCTTCGCCACCGGTCGGATCACCCAGGACGGCCCGTTCCATCACCTGGACGACGTGCCCGTGATGCCGCGCCCGGTGCAGGACCCGCACCCGCCGATCTGGACCGCCGCGGTCAGCCCGGAGTCCTTCACCTGGGCCGCCGAGCAGGGCATTGGCGCGCTGGCGGGTCCGTTCAAGCCCTGGCAGATGATCCGTGAGGACATCCGCCTGTACCACGAAGCCTGGGACACGACGCGCACCGACATCGCCCACCCGCCGCGCGTCGGGATGACCCTCGGGGTGCTGTGCCTGCCCGACGGCAAGCGCGCCCGCCGCGAGGCCAAGCCCGCCTTCGAGTGGTTCTATCGCCACATGTTCCAGCAGACCCTGCCGGTGCTGGAGCGCCTGATCGAGGGCTACGACTACTACCGTTCGCTGGGCCGTTTCCGCCATCTGGTCAAGGCCGGGATCAACCTGAAGATCCTCGACATGCTGGGCATGACGCTGGTCGGCACGCCCGCCGAGTGTCGCGAGCGCATCGAGGGGCTGCGCGAGGCGGGGGTCGACCAGGTCCTGCTGGCCTTCGGGGCCGGGGCCGTGCCCCACGAACTCGCGCTGGAGTCCATGGACTGCTTTGCCGAGGAGGTCATGCCGGCCTTTGCCGAACGCGCCCCGGGCGCCACCGGCACGGCTGGATAG